A window of Pedobacter lusitanus contains these coding sequences:
- a CDS encoding Hpt domain-containing protein — protein MIDKEKNNSPLDLSYLRDMSGDSAEFMIEMIDMFKVQTPLYVADLEQSYEAQDWEKMAGYAHKIKPTLSYVGREDARGHLQLIENNARDLKDLSAMPQAIKELNDFVHILYRQLDEAKAELAKRL, from the coding sequence ATGATTGACAAAGAAAAAAATAATAGCCCCCTTGATTTGTCTTACCTCCGGGACATGTCTGGTGACAGTGCCGAGTTTATGATTGAGATGATTGATATGTTTAAGGTACAGACACCTTTATACGTAGCAGATCTGGAACAGTCGTACGAGGCTCAGGACTGGGAAAAGATGGCGGGTTATGCACATAAAATAAAACCTACACTGTCATATGTAGGTAGAGAAGATGCCCGCGGACATCTTCAGCTGATTGAGAATAATGCCCGTGATCTGAAAGATCTTTCGGCAATGCCTCAGGCCATCAAAGAACTGAATGATTTTGTACACATCCTGTACAGACAGCTGGATGAAGCAAAGGCTGAACTGGCCAAAAGACTTTAG
- the pssA gene encoding CDP-diacylglycerol--serine O-phosphatidyltransferase, translating into MKRHIPNALTCANLFSGCIGVVFAFKGDLNIAAYAVLISGICDFFDGFVARLLNVKSPIGKELDSLADMVSFGFLPGVVMFQLLAQSDFSSPYLPYLGFLITIFSALRLAKFNIDTRQTEDFIGLNTPMNTLFIVSLPFIQKDYPGLISSSILLVAITVIMSFLLTSEIRIFSLKFGSLEWKHNKIKFIFLMLSAVLIGFLKFAAIPFVLVLYISLSVLHFRREPKL; encoded by the coding sequence ATGAAAAGGCACATTCCCAATGCATTAACTTGCGCCAATCTCTTTTCGGGATGTATAGGCGTGGTTTTTGCATTTAAAGGTGATTTAAATATTGCAGCATATGCCGTGTTAATATCCGGCATATGTGACTTCTTTGATGGTTTTGTAGCCAGATTACTGAATGTTAAATCCCCGATTGGTAAAGAACTGGATTCCCTGGCGGATATGGTAAGTTTCGGATTCCTGCCTGGTGTAGTGATGTTCCAGTTACTTGCACAGAGTGATTTCTCTTCGCCTTATTTACCTTACCTGGGTTTTCTGATTACCATATTTTCGGCATTAAGACTGGCTAAATTCAATATAGATACCAGACAGACAGAAGATTTCATAGGCTTAAATACACCAATGAATACCCTGTTTATTGTATCTCTGCCTTTTATCCAGAAAGATTACCCCGGATTGATCAGTTCCTCTATTCTGCTGGTTGCAATTACAGTAATCATGAGCTTTTTGCTCACCAGTGAAATCAGGATCTTCTCTTTGAAATTTGGCTCACTGGAATGGAAACATAACAAAATAAAGTTTATCTTCCTTATGCTGTCAGCAGTGCTGATCGGGTTTCTGAAATTTGCGGCAATACCATTTGTACTGGTACTTTATATCAGTTTATCGGTATTACATTTCAGACGCGAACCCAAATTATAA
- the rho gene encoding transcription termination factor Rho, which yields MFNKTELNEKLTAELRELAKSQGILNADDLRKAELVEVIHQISEQQAEATPQTDAPAAAVNDEATGENPVKAAKSKAPKVAPAAAPAATAEKPLRKRTRIAKDEAEAAPAANNNANFNRASLFDAPQQEEQAQPEAAPVITEGNVKTENAAPAPKTAERSNVQQPVTAHTEIKKAKPVREDNRQKNNNNGNNGNNNNQKQNENSYSNLDFDNTITNEGVLEIMPDGYGFLRSADYNYLSSPDDIYVSQSQIKLFGLKTGDTVKGSIRPPKEGEKYFPLVRVETINGRLPADVRDRVPFDYLTPLFPTERLNLFTETNNYSTRIIDLFTPIGKGQRGLIVAQPKTGKTNLLKEVANAIAKNHPEVYLIILLIDERPEEVTDMARSVRAEVIASTFDEPAERHVKIANIVLEKAKRLVECGHDVVILLDSITRLARAYNTTAPASGKILSGGVDANALHKPKRFFGAARNIERGGSLTILATALTDTGSKMDEVIFEEFKGTGNMELQLDRKLSNKRIFPAIDITASSTRRDDLLHDRDTLQRVWILRNHLADMNAQEAMEFVQAQIKNTKTNEEFLISMNS from the coding sequence ATGTTTAACAAAACAGAATTAAATGAAAAACTTACTGCAGAATTGCGGGAGTTAGCAAAATCTCAGGGGATCTTGAATGCTGATGATTTGCGTAAAGCTGAATTGGTTGAAGTTATTCATCAAATTAGTGAACAACAAGCTGAAGCTACTCCTCAAACTGATGCTCCTGCAGCGGCAGTTAATGATGAGGCCACAGGAGAAAATCCTGTTAAAGCAGCTAAATCAAAAGCACCTAAAGTTGCTCCGGCAGCAGCCCCGGCTGCAACAGCAGAAAAGCCTCTCAGAAAAAGAACACGTATTGCTAAAGACGAAGCGGAAGCAGCGCCAGCGGCAAATAACAACGCTAACTTTAACAGAGCTTCTTTATTTGACGCACCTCAACAGGAAGAACAGGCACAGCCAGAAGCTGCACCAGTTATCACTGAGGGAAATGTGAAGACAGAAAATGCTGCTCCTGCACCAAAAACGGCAGAAAGATCTAACGTTCAGCAACCTGTTACAGCACATACCGAAATTAAAAAGGCAAAACCTGTAAGAGAAGACAACAGACAGAAAAACAACAATAACGGTAATAACGGCAACAATAATAATCAGAAACAAAACGAAAACAGTTATTCAAACCTGGATTTCGATAATACCATTACCAATGAAGGCGTATTGGAAATTATGCCGGACGGATATGGTTTCCTGAGATCGGCAGATTACAACTACCTTTCCTCTCCTGATGATATTTACGTTTCACAGTCTCAGATCAAACTTTTCGGTTTAAAAACCGGAGATACAGTTAAAGGAAGTATCCGCCCTCCAAAAGAAGGTGAAAAATATTTCCCGCTGGTAAGAGTAGAAACTATCAATGGCCGTTTACCTGCTGATGTAAGAGACAGGGTTCCTTTCGACTACCTTACTCCTTTGTTCCCTACGGAAAGATTAAATCTTTTCACAGAAACCAATAACTATTCTACCCGTATCATTGATTTGTTTACCCCGATAGGTAAAGGTCAGCGTGGTTTGATTGTTGCACAACCAAAAACAGGAAAAACCAACCTCCTGAAAGAAGTTGCCAATGCAATCGCTAAAAACCATCCTGAAGTATATCTGATCATTTTACTGATTGATGAACGTCCGGAAGAGGTTACTGATATGGCAAGAAGCGTACGTGCAGAAGTAATTGCATCTACATTCGATGAGCCGGCTGAACGTCACGTTAAAATTGCCAATATCGTATTGGAAAAAGCAAAACGTCTGGTAGAATGCGGACATGATGTGGTTATCCTGCTGGACTCAATTACACGTCTTGCACGTGCTTATAATACAACTGCTCCTGCATCAGGTAAAATCTTATCAGGTGGTGTGGACGCAAATGCATTACACAAACCAAAACGTTTCTTTGGAGCTGCACGTAATATTGAAAGAGGTGGCTCATTAACTATTTTAGCAACTGCTTTAACAGATACAGGATCTAAAATGGACGAGGTAATTTTCGAAGAATTCAAAGGAACAGGTAATATGGAATTACAGTTAGACCGTAAACTGTCTAACAAACGTATTTTCCCTGCTATTGATATCACAGCATCAAGTACCCGCAGAGACGACTTATTACATGACAGAGATACCTTACAAAGAGTATGGATCCTACGTAACCACCTGGCAGATATGAATGCACAGGAAGCTATGGAGTTTGTTCAGGCGCAAATAAAGAACACAAAAACCAACGAAGAGTTCTTAATTTCCATGAACAGCTAG
- the pyrF gene encoding orotidine-5'-phosphate decarboxylase — translation MNKKQLFEQIQSKKSFLCVGLDPVLENVPKHLLSFEDPILEFNKQIIDATKDLCVAYKPNTAFYESRGLKGWETLLKTWAHIPEDIFTIADAKRGDIGNTSAMYADAFFSEEKSGMSFDAVTVAPYMGRDSVGPFLMYADKWVILLALTSNESHSDFQLFENKEGKLYEEVIRVSSQWGNSDQLMYVVGATRGTEFANIRRLAPDNFLLVPGVGAQGGSLADVCEFGLNETCGLLVNSSRGIIYAGKGEDFAEKAREEALKLQQEMEVILEKAGLL, via the coding sequence ATGAATAAGAAGCAACTATTTGAACAAATTCAATCGAAAAAATCATTTTTATGTGTCGGACTTGATCCTGTATTGGAAAATGTTCCAAAACACCTGTTGAGTTTTGAAGATCCGATACTTGAATTCAATAAACAGATTATTGATGCCACTAAAGATCTTTGTGTTGCCTATAAACCAAACACAGCATTCTATGAATCAAGGGGTTTGAAAGGCTGGGAAACTTTACTGAAAACATGGGCTCATATTCCTGAAGATATTTTTACCATTGCGGATGCAAAAAGAGGAGATATCGGAAATACTTCTGCGATGTATGCGGATGCTTTTTTTAGTGAGGAAAAGTCCGGAATGAGTTTCGATGCGGTTACGGTTGCACCTTATATGGGCAGAGACTCTGTCGGACCTTTTTTAATGTATGCAGATAAATGGGTGATTTTACTGGCGCTGACTTCAAACGAAAGTCACAGTGATTTCCAGTTATTTGAAAATAAAGAGGGTAAACTTTATGAAGAGGTAATCAGGGTGTCTTCACAGTGGGGAAACAGTGATCAGCTGATGTATGTGGTAGGAGCTACCAGAGGGACTGAATTTGCCAATATCAGAAGACTGGCTCCTGATAATTTCTTATTGGTGCCTGGTGTTGGTGCACAGGGGGGAAGTCTGGCTGATGTTTGTGAATTCGGACTGAATGAGACCTGCGGGCTACTGGTCAATTCATCAAGAGGTATTATCTATGCTGGTAAAGGGGAAGATTTTGCTGAAAAAGCAAGAGAAGAAGCTTTGAAATTGCAGCAGGAAATGGAAGTGATTCTGGAAAAAGCAGGATTATTGTAA
- a CDS encoding PspC domain-containing protein — protein MFQSIVTYFEKQSFGVCTYIADRFNMSISKIRLFFIYSSFLAVGFPIVFYIMAVLILDVRHYIKRIRQRIWDL, from the coding sequence ATGTTTCAGAGCATCGTTACCTATTTCGAGAAGCAAAGTTTTGGGGTCTGTACTTATATAGCGGATCGTTTTAACATGTCTATCAGTAAAATCAGATTATTCTTTATCTATTCTTCTTTTCTGGCAGTAGGTTTTCCTATTGTATTCTATATTATGGCTGTACTGATTTTAGATGTACGTCACTATATAAAAAGGATCAGACAACGGATTTGGGATTTATAA
- a CDS encoding FtsK/SpoIIIE family DNA translocase — MSLRGNQFKSNSFKNEYGEKSGSKASSKEPRLRFERMPSLNFQDERVLKIAGLFFLILSVYFLVAFTSYLFTWQEDYSYVIDANGGWSNLFKTMEELQQHNIPVVVQNWLGKFGALLSHQFIYEWFGVASFLFVFVFFVIGYRLLFKVKIFALEKTLGYSLFSLLFLSLTFGFLHSFFLDSPHYLEGEIGYWANKLLVAQIGVTGVGGLIAFLGLTILIIAYNIDFKFPERVRKVEEEEEIITETGNSFSGFNSASERVSPAQAERPSPVAAQENERRADQVEFTLNDRLASERKKEQQNITLTPNRFEEKEEEEPEVIVPKSPVLNVMNAPIILSPTVEPIKELIFEEVKPVPQLTIEKTEEEKKSDELIEQFGNYDPTLELSSYVYPNLELLENYGSNKISVNADELEANKNKIVETLNHYNIEIDKIKATIGPTVTLYEIIPAPGIRISKIKNLEDDIALSLAALGIRIIAPMPGKGTIGIEVPNLHPEMVSMRSILSTEKFQKTDMDLPIALGKTISNEVYIADLAKMPHLLVAGATGQGKSVGINAILVSLLYKKHPSQLKFVLVDPKKVELTLFNKIERHFLAKLPGEADAIITDTKKVIHTLNSLCIEMDQRYDLLKDAMVRNLKEYNDKFIKRKLNPNNSHRFLPYIVLIVDEFADLMMTAGKEVETPIARLAQLARAVGIHLVLATQRPSVNIITGTIKANFPARLAFRVLSKIDSRTILDSGGADQLIGRGDMLLSTGNDLIRLQCAFVDTPEVDRISEFIGNQRGYAEAYQLPEYLDEAAESAKSDFDPDDRDAMFEDAARLIVMHQQGSTSLIQRKLKLGYNRAGRIIDQLEASGVVGPFEGSKAREVLLPDEYALEQFLNNLKK, encoded by the coding sequence ATGTCGTTAAGGGGAAACCAATTTAAATCTAATTCATTCAAGAACGAATACGGGGAGAAGTCAGGTTCAAAAGCATCATCCAAAGAGCCAAGATTGAGATTTGAACGGATGCCCTCACTGAATTTTCAGGATGAAAGGGTTTTGAAAATTGCAGGCTTGTTTTTTCTGATCCTGTCTGTCTACTTCCTGGTGGCTTTCACTTCTTATCTTTTTACCTGGCAGGAAGACTACAGTTATGTCATTGATGCAAACGGGGGCTGGAGTAACCTTTTCAAGACCATGGAAGAGTTGCAACAGCATAATATTCCTGTTGTGGTGCAAAACTGGCTCGGTAAATTCGGAGCGCTGTTATCACATCAGTTTATCTATGAGTGGTTTGGTGTAGCTTCCTTTCTGTTTGTTTTTGTTTTCTTTGTGATAGGCTATCGCCTATTGTTTAAAGTGAAAATATTTGCGCTGGAAAAAACATTGGGTTACAGTTTGTTCTCCCTTCTTTTTCTGTCACTGACTTTTGGGTTCCTGCATTCTTTCTTCCTGGATTCTCCGCATTACCTGGAAGGTGAAATAGGGTACTGGGCCAACAAATTGCTGGTTGCACAGATTGGTGTTACCGGAGTTGGCGGACTAATTGCTTTTCTGGGGCTGACAATTTTAATTATTGCCTATAATATTGACTTTAAATTTCCGGAGAGAGTGCGTAAGGTTGAAGAAGAAGAGGAAATCATTACCGAAACAGGTAATTCTTTTTCTGGCTTTAATTCTGCGTCAGAGAGAGTTTCTCCTGCTCAGGCAGAACGTCCATCGCCTGTGGCAGCTCAGGAAAATGAAAGACGTGCTGATCAGGTAGAGTTCACCTTAAATGACAGACTGGCATCAGAGCGTAAAAAAGAACAGCAGAATATCACACTTACTCCGAATCGTTTTGAAGAAAAAGAAGAGGAAGAGCCAGAGGTGATTGTACCAAAATCACCGGTGTTGAATGTGATGAATGCGCCGATTATTCTTTCTCCGACTGTTGAACCGATTAAGGAATTGATTTTTGAAGAAGTGAAACCAGTGCCTCAGCTGACTATTGAGAAAACTGAAGAGGAAAAGAAATCTGATGAGCTGATTGAACAGTTTGGTAATTATGATCCTACGCTGGAACTTTCCAGTTATGTCTATCCGAATCTTGAGTTATTGGAGAACTATGGGTCGAATAAGATTTCTGTAAATGCGGATGAGTTAGAGGCAAACAAGAATAAAATTGTTGAGACGCTTAATCACTATAACATAGAGATTGATAAAATCAAAGCTACCATAGGCCCAACGGTGACACTTTATGAAATTATTCCTGCTCCGGGAATCAGGATTTCAAAAATCAAAAATCTGGAAGATGATATTGCACTGAGTCTGGCTGCTTTGGGGATTCGTATCATTGCGCCAATGCCTGGAAAAGGGACTATCGGTATTGAGGTTCCGAATCTGCATCCGGAGATGGTTTCTATGAGAAGTATTCTGAGTACTGAAAAGTTCCAGAAAACGGACATGGATCTGCCAATTGCTTTAGGTAAAACTATTTCGAATGAGGTTTATATCGCCGATCTGGCAAAAATGCCCCATTTGCTGGTAGCAGGAGCAACCGGACAGGGTAAGTCAGTTGGTATTAATGCTATCCTGGTTTCTCTGCTTTACAAAAAACATCCTTCACAACTGAAATTTGTATTAGTCGATCCAAAGAAAGTGGAGCTGACCTTATTTAATAAGATTGAAAGACACTTCCTGGCTAAACTTCCCGGAGAGGCTGATGCGATTATTACTGATACTAAAAAGGTAATTCATACTTTAAATTCACTTTGTATTGAGATGGATCAGCGTTATGATCTGTTAAAAGATGCAATGGTGAGGAATCTGAAAGAATACAATGATAAATTTATCAAAAGGAAGCTAAATCCGAATAATTCACATCGTTTCTTACCTTATATCGTATTGATCGTGGACGAGTTTGCGGATTTAATGATGACTGCAGGTAAAGAGGTGGAAACGCCGATTGCACGTCTGGCACAGCTGGCCCGTGCGGTAGGGATTCACCTGGTGCTGGCTACACAGCGTCCGTCTGTAAATATTATTACTGGTACAATTAAGGCGAATTTCCCGGCAAGGCTTGCTTTCAGGGTATTATCTAAAATTGACTCGAGAACTATTCTGGACAGTGGGGGTGCAGATCAGCTGATCGGACGCGGGGATATGTTATTATCTACTGGAAATGATCTGATCAGGTTACAGTGCGCGTTTGTGGATACACCAGAAGTTGATCGTATTTCTGAATTTATTGGTAACCAGAGGGGGTATGCTGAGGCTTATCAGTTACCTGAATATCTTGATGAGGCAGCAGAATCTGCCAAGTCTGATTTTGATCCGGATGATCGTGATGCGATGTTTGAGGACGCGGCGAGATTAATTGTCATGCATCAGCAGGGTTCCACTTCTCTGATACAGAGAAAGCTGAAATTAGGCTATAACAGAGCGGGCAGAATTATTGATCAGCTGGAGGCTTCGGGCGTGGTTGGTCCGTTTGAAGGTAGTAAGGCAAGGGAAGTATTATTGCCTGATGAATATGCTTTGGAACAGTTCTTGAACAACCTGAAGAAATAA
- a CDS encoding LolA family protein, whose translation MKKILVALLILSGISFGGYAQQDVKAKAILAEVSKKYRSFDVVKAEFAFTLESPQNKAKETQQGTLIAKAAANKYKVIMTDQDMISDGKSQWTYLKKDKEVQVSAADNSGDALNPAKIFTLYEKGFKYLYTGDQKTGAKVYQLIDLSPTDTKKSYFKIRLSIDKAAKQLASVLIFDKNGNKYTYVIKSFAANAKVPESTFTFDARKYPGVEVVDLR comes from the coding sequence ATGAAGAAGATATTAGTTGCGTTACTGATTTTATCAGGTATAAGTTTTGGGGGTTATGCTCAGCAGGATGTTAAAGCAAAGGCTATTTTAGCAGAAGTAAGCAAGAAATACAGGTCTTTTGATGTGGTAAAAGCAGAGTTTGCTTTTACGCTGGAGAGTCCGCAGAATAAGGCAAAGGAAACTCAGCAGGGCACATTGATCGCGAAAGCTGCTGCTAATAAATATAAAGTGATCATGACTGATCAGGATATGATCAGTGATGGGAAAAGTCAGTGGACTTACTTGAAAAAGGATAAAGAGGTACAGGTTTCGGCAGCTGATAACAGTGGGGATGCGCTTAATCCTGCAAAGATCTTTACACTTTATGAAAAGGGGTTTAAATATCTTTATACCGGTGATCAGAAAACAGGAGCGAAGGTTTATCAGCTGATAGATTTATCGCCGACAGATACTAAGAAATCATATTTCAAGATCAGACTGAGCATTGATAAAGCTGCGAAACAGCTTGCCAGCGTTTTGATTTTTGATAAAAACGGAAATAAGTATACATATGTTATCAAGTCATTTGCAGCTAATGCAAAGGTTCCTGAATCAACTTTTACGTTTGATGCAAGGAAATATCCTGGTGTAGAAGTAGTTGATTTACGTTAA
- a CDS encoding MBL fold metallo-hydrolase: MKITFLGTGTSQGIPVICCNCEVCQSDDPRDNRLRVSVLIETDDKTIVIDSGPDFRYQMLRARVKDLDAIVYTHEHKDHVAGLDDIRPFNYLLQKNIDVYATERVQEALKREFSYVFAEKIYPGIPQINVHTITTENFYIGKTELIPLPIMHYKLPILGFRINDFTYITDAKTVPEETIAKIRGTKVLVVNALQMEDHISHFTVAEAIAFAQDIGAGITYFTHISHNMGKHEDVERELPANIRLGYDGLVINL; the protein is encoded by the coding sequence TTGAAAATTACATTTTTAGGTACTGGCACTTCCCAGGGAATTCCTGTGATTTGCTGCAATTGCGAAGTTTGCCAATCTGACGATCCAAGGGATAATCGTCTGCGGGTATCTGTATTGATAGAAACGGATGACAAGACAATTGTGATAGATAGCGGACCTGATTTCAGGTATCAGATGCTGCGGGCCCGTGTAAAGGATCTGGACGCGATTGTATATACGCATGAGCATAAGGACCATGTGGCCGGATTGGATGATATACGTCCATTTAATTATCTGTTACAAAAGAATATTGATGTTTATGCAACTGAGCGGGTTCAGGAAGCCCTGAAAAGGGAGTTCTCCTATGTTTTTGCAGAGAAGATATATCCTGGAATCCCGCAGATCAACGTGCATACTATAACAACAGAAAACTTTTATATTGGAAAAACGGAACTGATCCCTTTGCCTATTATGCATTATAAGTTGCCGATTCTGGGTTTCCGGATCAATGATTTTACTTATATCACAGATGCGAAGACAGTACCGGAAGAAACTATAGCCAAAATAAGAGGAACAAAGGTACTTGTTGTAAATGCTTTGCAGATGGAAGACCATATTTCTCATTTTACTGTGGCCGAAGCTATTGCTTTTGCACAGGATATTGGTGCAGGGATAACTTATTTTACGCATATCAGTCATAATATGGGGAAACATGAGGATGTAGAGAGAGAATTGCCGGCTAATATCAGGCTGGGCTATGACGGATTGGTTATAAACTTATAA
- a CDS encoding DUF5694 domain-containing protein: MRLIFTAILSLCFTLSFSQTKSKTNVVLIGVYHFNNPGFDQGKINERNILSNENQNGLERITDKLLKTYKPSKVFVEYDYDKRDKLNEMYRLYKFAKPYYKKDTLKEDYYKRFYAENEIFQFGFRLSKKADNDLIYAMDYDKVPIRFDLIKSKISQNSALHFSNYQNEIAALENFMNDCVSKNSLENVLKCLNSDEQYRLNKGLYISFLNKLNKDSDFFGSELVAGWYKRNLIMYANIQNQVSASDKNIVIIVGAGHAAIMEDFIKADPKFNLIRIDKIL, encoded by the coding sequence ATGAGATTAATTTTTACTGCTATTTTATCACTATGTTTTACTTTAAGTTTTAGTCAAACCAAATCTAAAACAAATGTAGTTTTGATTGGGGTTTACCATTTTAATAATCCTGGTTTTGATCAGGGTAAAATAAATGAACGTAATATATTGTCAAATGAAAACCAAAATGGCCTTGAGAGAATTACCGACAAACTGCTAAAAACATATAAGCCGAGTAAGGTCTTTGTCGAGTATGATTATGACAAGAGAGACAAGCTCAATGAAATGTACCGTTTATACAAATTTGCTAAACCCTATTATAAAAAGGACACCTTAAAAGAGGATTATTATAAAAGATTTTATGCAGAAAACGAAATATTCCAGTTTGGATTCAGGCTGTCGAAAAAGGCAGATAACGATTTGATTTATGCAATGGATTATGACAAAGTCCCTATCAGGTTTGACCTGATCAAATCAAAAATATCCCAAAATTCAGCCTTGCATTTTAGCAACTACCAAAATGAGATTGCAGCATTGGAAAATTTTATGAACGATTGTGTAAGCAAAAATTCACTTGAAAATGTTTTGAAGTGTCTGAATTCTGATGAACAGTACCGGTTGAACAAAGGGCTCTATATATCCTTTTTGAATAAGCTTAATAAAGATTCTGATTTCTTTGGCTCTGAACTCGTAGCGGGATGGTACAAAAGAAACTTGATTATGTATGCAAATATACAAAACCAGGTTTCGGCCTCAGATAAAAATATAGTAATTATTGTGGGTGCTGGCCACGCAGCAATAATGGAAGACTTTATTAAAGCGGATCCAAAATTTAACCTGATTAGAATTGACAAGATTTTGTAA
- a CDS encoding AraC family transcriptional regulator: MEGIPVRHLTTQKEPDFSGSFSIRNLTELLAGQDMIQELHRHDFFYILILEKGTGNHEIDFVPYTITDNSVFFMRPGQVHQLVLKAGSIGYLMGFRDESGDKTSGQLLRSAGNSNHYQLDADGIQKLLTLSTSVFHEYNNKKERYQEVIKANMQVFFIELIRQHNSSPSAQVNLYRQEQLEKFLELLETHIFSHKQVSEYADMLNISVYQLNAIAKTTLGKTSSELINEYILLEAKRCLLATPSQINQIAYRLGYEDVSYFIRFFKKHTGYSPESFRHNFR; the protein is encoded by the coding sequence ATGGAAGGAATACCGGTAAGACATCTCACCACTCAGAAAGAACCTGATTTTTCAGGGAGTTTTAGTATTCGGAATCTTACTGAATTACTTGCCGGACAGGATATGATCCAGGAACTTCACAGACATGATTTCTTCTATATACTTATTCTGGAAAAAGGAACCGGTAATCATGAAATAGATTTTGTCCCCTATACAATTACGGATAATTCAGTTTTTTTTATGCGTCCTGGTCAGGTACATCAGCTTGTGCTTAAAGCAGGAAGCATCGGTTATCTCATGGGATTCAGAGATGAATCAGGTGATAAAACATCAGGCCAGTTATTACGCAGTGCGGGCAACAGTAACCATTATCAGCTTGATGCAGATGGGATTCAAAAACTCCTTACGCTATCAACCTCTGTCTTTCATGAATATAATAACAAAAAAGAAAGATATCAGGAGGTTATTAAAGCAAATATGCAGGTTTTCTTTATTGAACTTATCCGGCAGCACAATAGCAGTCCTTCTGCTCAGGTCAATCTGTACAGGCAGGAACAGCTCGAGAAGTTTCTGGAACTTTTAGAAACGCATATTTTCAGCCATAAACAAGTATCTGAATATGCGGACATGCTGAATATTTCCGTTTATCAGCTTAATGCTATCGCTAAGACAACACTAGGGAAAACCAGCTCAGAACTGATTAACGAATATATTTTACTCGAAGCTAAAAGATGTCTTCTGGCAACTCCCAGTCAGATCAATCAGATCGCCTATCGTTTGGGGTACGAAGATGTTTCCTACTTTATCCGCTTTTTCAAAAAGCATACGGGCTATTCTCCTGAGTCATTCAGACATAACTTTAGATAA
- a CDS encoding class I SAM-dependent methyltransferase, whose amino-acid sequence MSKSWDDLYRNSWDDRYKEQEYVYGKGPNLFFAEWLQKFEPGSILMPADGEGRNGVFAARNDWKVTSLDLSTEGRTKALQLAKENQVTLDYMVGDLEELHFEKESFDAIGLIYAHFAAEKKSLFHQELDNYLKPGGVIIFEAFSKKHLELNKLDPKVGGPKDIDMLFSKEEIAADFENYEILLLEEEEVLLDEGKYHIGKSSVIRFAGRKIS is encoded by the coding sequence ATGAGTAAATCTTGGGATGATCTATACAGAAATAGCTGGGATGACCGGTATAAAGAACAGGAATATGTTTATGGGAAAGGTCCTAATCTGTTTTTTGCAGAATGGCTTCAGAAATTTGAACCAGGATCTATACTGATGCCGGCAGATGGGGAGGGCCGAAATGGAGTATTTGCAGCCCGTAATGACTGGAAAGTAACCTCACTGGATCTTAGTACTGAAGGAAGAACAAAAGCGCTGCAACTGGCAAAAGAGAACCAGGTTACACTGGATTATATGGTAGGTGATCTGGAGGAGCTGCATTTTGAAAAAGAATCATTTGATGCCATCGGGCTTATCTATGCACATTTTGCTGCCGAAAAAAAATCTTTATTTCATCAGGAACTGGATAATTATCTCAAACCGGGTGGGGTGATCATTTTTGAAGCTTTCAGTAAAAAGCATCTGGAGTTAAACAAACTTGATCCTAAAGTTGGCGGGCCAAAGGATATTGATATGTTATTTTCGAAGGAAGAAATAGCAGCCGATTTTGAAAATTACGAGATACTGCTGCTGGAAGAAGAAGAAGTCCTTTTAGACGAAGGAAAGTATCATATAGGAAAAAGTTCTGTGATCAGATTTGCAGGCAGAAAAATTTCATAA